The genomic region ATAAACACAGTGATGAGTAAACAAATATCGATCAATTTGATCAAATGCAGACAGAATGGACAACAGCACGCTGTCCATTGTTGTAACTTGAACACAACACATATATCACAGGAGACAGTGTGAACAGCAGCACAGCTGGggaactcttcctcctctcctcttctctcattTCAGACACAGGTTGATCTCTGAAAGAAAACAGCTACAATCATCGAAATATGTTAGTTCATTCACCAtcgtttaaaaaaacaaaaacaaatctcaaGTATgagaataaaaagtaaaaatacaagataaaatgtcaaatgatAAAATAGAGGTCTCATTATAACTTTAAAACTCAACTATAAGATTTATTGTGaaaaaatatgaagttaaaaGGCATAATTTTTGGTTTAGAATGTCAgattatgagattaaaagttaaaaaaagagctATCTTAAACAATGAACACAGTCTAAAATGTTGCATGGTTTCTGTGAAGTTACATCATCTCTCTTTAGTTAACTTCTTAAGGGAAAGACACAAATGTCAGTGAAGCAGATGGGATGTGTGAATGACAGCTCATGCATGTCTGACTTAATCTGCAGGCTGTGGTCGTTTGCATTAATCTGTGATGTGAACGTTGAAGGAGGGACAAAAACTCTGAGTGCTGGGAAACAGAAACACGAGTTTGGTGGGTTTGTGGATGGAGGGGGGAAGTTTGGAAGTCTGGCTCCAGAGCCTACCTGGCTGGTTACACGGCTCAGGTCTCAAGCCTACACAGGAGTAAAGGAGGGAATGAGACGCTCTCCCCCCCTGGTTCTAGGACAAAAGTGCGTCAATACCTGCGGGGGTTAAGACCATGGCCTGCAgaaggtcagagagagagatgatgccTTTCACCACGTCGGCCCTGTCCACCAGGACCAGCCGATGgacctgagagagaggagaactaTCAGAGGAGGAGTACACCAGGAGGAGAGGTTTCTAAACTCCCTGAGATAAAACTTTTACCTCAGCTTTGACGATTCGATCGATGACTGTTTCTAAAGTTTCATCAGGGTAGCACTTTATAACTCCCTCGGTGAAACACGTACGCCTGCTCACGGCCTCTGTCATCGTCATGTCTAGGTTGTTGTAAGTCTTCTGGGCTGCAAGGTTCTGTTGtggcccaaacacacacacccacacacagcagGTTTCAATAATATGCAAGAATGATGAGCTGCAGTGAGACATCAGAAATCATGTTTCTCTGTAGGACTTACAATGACGTCAAATCTGGAGTAGAGCGACACCACTTTGCCTGAGGAAGGAAGGAGTCAGACACTGTTATGTATGCATGAATCTCTGATAAACCAACATGCTACgactgtttttaaacttttgcatGATTCTTCAGCAAGATATGGATGTCTAGTTGCAACACTACCCCAGTGTACAAAGCCTTCAGGGAATTTTCTTGCACCACTCAAGTCAGACTCTGCATCTTGAGTTCTTACAAGTCTGCAGATTATCTCTCCTTCATGGTTCtttttcagtttgtctctgtctttaaATTTAATAGAAGTtctagtatttttttttacttgaggTAGTAGAATAAATAAGCTCACACCTTGTTCGTCCACCACAGGTAGCGCCGAGACTCTCCTTTCCACAAAGATGGAGAGAGCGTCATAAAGCGTTGCCGTTTGCTGAACCGTTGCGATGTTCCTGAACGTTCCTATCCCCAGCTCCTGGATCTGCTTCCCAACAAACGCAGGCTTGGGAACTTTTTTCCCCTgagaaccaaaacaaacattaccATCATGATGTGCAGTGGAAAAAGCAGAACCATGTGCTTTAAAGCTTTCTTACAAATATGTGGAGGAACTTGAGGATTCTTTTGTGGGTCAGGATGTGCAGGACGTTCCCAGACTCTGGATCGATGACTGGCAGCCGGTGGATCTTGTATTTTAATAAGGAATAGATGGCATCAAAGAGGCTGGAGAGGAAGAACAGGAGTGGAGTTAGTCGTCTGGCAGGATAGACGAGTTGATAAAATCACAGATTAAACTCAGAGATATCTGAGCGCTCACCTCGCTGATGGAGTGATACTAATAAGGAAGTGATTTGAAGACTGTAAGTAGACGTCTGGacggaaagaggagagaaagaagagagagagctcGAATGGAAACTCACAGAGACGTTCTCAGAGTATGCTGCTTCTTAGTGTTTGTTATTTACTTTGAAATGAGTCACCTCTCCATGTTTCAATCTTGTGGCTCTCCAGCTCGTACATCTGAACcttcagagagaaaatcaaaataaataaaagtatgaaaatattttaaaaagtacaaaattaggaataataaataaataaaatataaatacaaacataaaaatacaaaaagtaataaataaatacataaatacaacacaatGACCTCACCAAAGGAGATCTGTAATAGCAgtggaggatgttgatgaaaTCTGTGATAGTCAGCATAcctgtaagagagagaagtttaTAGTTACACTGTAATTCTGGGTCCAAATATCAGTTTTTAATACTAGATTTAACGCTGGATGTATAGTGAGTTCTTCAGTAAACAAAAGATGAAGACTGAGTGGTaaaagaggagaggcagaggtgTAAATAATTCACTCATCCTTTTACTGTCTCTGTTAGTCACGTCAGAGAGGAGAGTGTGCACAACatcagagtggaggaggaggagagtcatCGTTAGAGGAGCAGGACTCGTTAGTGTTATTAATTACACCTGTGCTTAAACCAGTGATGATACTCACAGCTCAGGAACTAGCTCCTTCAAAAGGATGCTTTTGTGCTCAGATTCATACTCTTATAATAATCAATAGTGACCCATTTATTACCATAAAGAGGCTGTTAAACATGCATTTTCTTACCCACAAACCTCTGCAGCTTGCTGTCCCATAAAGGTGCAGCCCTCAAGCCGTTTGCCACCAGTGCAAAAAAGGCCTTTTTTACCTGTGGGAGAAATATTCACAAGAATATCAATcattgacattgtaacacaaagtgctgtacataaaaaaaagttcaaatacaatacatttaaaatatatatatataaaaataagaataaaaagacctcacaatcctaaagttaagaacacagtagatacaacaataataataataacaatacaaatcaaataaataaatgaaaaaataaacgcTTTAAttatatcttaatgaggaaacactggaggtaatctaagatgttaaaactcaacacacacacataaaataaataaaacactaaaatatcaaACTATTAGAAAGAAAATTAGATGCTGtacttagaataaataaatacaattaaaaaaaaaaagctactaaaatttgaactagataatgaataaatagagtaaggtgaaataaaactgttataagaataaaacttggtttttggtacaattaaaagtccactacctgaagacctgagggctctcactggctcatatgataaaagcaaatctgataaataaggaGTAACAGGAAGGAATGATAGGCTGCTGTGTTGCCTCTGAAAATCTGCAGCTTACTTGTAGTTTGGTATCAAATATGACCAGTTTACAGCTGGTTGGAATGGCGTCGTAGCAGCAGTGGCTTTTCATGAAATTCATGTAGACTGTGGCATCAGCATCTGAGagaaatcacacacagagacatgaaaaCATGCTGCACAGGAGAGcgtctcactcacacacatgaacattAGGAACAGTACCTTTGTTCAGAACGTCCTGCTTCCTTCCTGGGAATGACAcctacaacacaacaacacacacattcaccacATGACATTGTCTGAATACTCCGTCCCCCACACACGCCGCCTTTGCTCCAGTGACGGTCCCAACCCAACAAACACTTCATTATCATTCGAAGCAGTGTCTCACCTGAGAGTGGGGCTCCATGATTCTGCCGTGTGTCCATGAAAACACCGAtttcaacacagcagcagactcAGACTGCGGGTGGCTGCTCGGTGTGTTCCCCTCTCACCGTCGGAGGAGCAGTCGGGGCTATATTAGGAACTCTTCAAGTGGTATGTGTCAGCCAAggcaggggaggggagggaagggGAGGAAGGAGCTGGCTCGGGCTCAGGGGGAGGGACGCTGCTGCAGATGTCTCCTGAAAACACACCACATCTCTGTGCTTTGTTCAGAGGAATGCACCAGCTGTCTTAATCCTATTATTATGAACACATAAGTTATACATCTCTCTACCTTCTGCTGCAGGATTAATCCCTCCATATGCATTAGAAAAAATCTGCTTTCTAGGGTTTAACGAGGAAATATCTGAGGTTCAGTTTCCCCTGCTATGTTAGCAAATAAAGCAGCATGAACTCTAACCTATAAATGTCAGAGCGTGTGCAGTAAAGGTCAAACACATTGTTCTCTTACCTTTCATTAGATGCTCACACAAATAAAGCTTCAACATGTGAAAGAATGCATTCTTTATTAGCTCTACAGGTTTGTACAACGTCTGCTTTTTTACACCATGTACAAAATTAAAAGGACtttcaaaatgtatcaaattcaaaatgctCAAAGCGGTTTGTCAAAAGGTTCCATTACAAAGTAAAAGTCTTTGAGGACCAAACGTCACTGTGGATAGAAAAGGAAAATCTTCTTCGTCTGcggttttaaaaaaaggtagaCGACTGAGTAAGTGTGCAGTCGTAACAGAGTGACATGTCCTGTAGCCAGATgtgcaaataaaacaggaacactGTTAGCATGTAGAGTCAAACTTCAAAAAACACCCAACCAGGTAGAACCCATTGTTTGTGAACGCAGAGTGAGAACAGGAACGTAACTTTGGCTCAAGATGGAACACCTCGATGATCAGGCAGATATTCTCTCTGAACAGAAACGGTGAGACGtcgaagaggagaggagagacgtCACTCTGAGGTATGGAGCGATTTGCATTGTTGGGTATGATTCAGTGCtttctgtgcgtgtgtgagcgGAGACAAATGGAAGTGCTGTGCCTGAATTTAACGTAAACTGGTTTATCCCTTCTTCTCGCAAAAATAACAACTTACAGAGAAACTTTCAAGATATGCCGCCCGCACTTTCATCCTCTCGTTAGATCTCTGCCGATTAAACTAAAGAAACACTCTTCAAAAAAGGACCCGACACCCCCAGCTTTCATATCACCAAAACAGAGAGGCGTACCAGGAAGCAAGATCAACAAGACAAGCTCGATCAGTGTGGTTTGTGAGCCGCAGCTTCTGTCTTCAGGCTCTTTTGGCTCTTATGTAAGAGGGAGATTTGTCGTCTGATTTGAGGAGCGATCACAAGTCGCCCTCTTCAATGACGCTTTCAAGAACAGCACAAGAAAAGTTGTTGGCCCCTTTTTCTCGCCATTTAATGCAGTTTTAGATCCTCCCTTTACTTTGACATTCAAGTTTAGAGAGCACGTCCTAGAGCTCTAAATCTGTAACCAGATCTGAAATCTGAAGTATGAGAAAACCAGATCTGTGGCGTAAGTTTTGAAGGATTTCGAGCATGCATCAAATTTCAAGTTTCCAAAGTGATTCAAATTCAAACCTGGTCTGATTAGGTTGTGTTTGCAGCATAATTCAGAGTCCAGGTTTAAAGAGAGCCCCCCTTATGATGCTACACACTCCACCTGCAGGCTTGTTAACCTGTGCATCTTGCTTCATAGTACACCCCCtcaaaaaaacatctcaaaacaATCTTCAAATTTCCTTTTATCATCTGAAGCTGCTCAGCTTGAACTCGACACCGTGGCGTTTCACTTGTGGCAAAATGTATGTGTGAACAGAGAACTTAAAGTGACCGTCCACcgtcctcctctgctcctgatACTCCAGATCTGGAAGTGTAAACACAAGCACGACTTAAAGACGATAATGAGTCATTAAAGTGATGCTGGTCTAAGCTTCCAGAGTCTGTTTCTACAGGCGGACAGAGGGGAGAGTGTGCTGGTCTCTACCCGGGCATGAGCAGAGCCTGGGCTTTGTTGACAGGTAACATGGACTGAGGGTGGCAGGGTCCCAGGTGAACAGGAGGAAACGCCCCAAGCCGAGAGTTCAGACTTGGCTCTGCCCCTCCGAGGAGGTGGGGGGAGAGCCACGGTGCGTGACGCTGTGAATCAAGGGGACCACGAGCGAAGAATGTTGAGGCGTTTCTGCACTGAAGAGGAGAGCCGGGGCAGAGGAATGAGGCTGGTGCCACGTCCACGTCAGGATCTGTTTCAGGATACGTGTGACCCATTGAGGCAAGGAGAGACCCCCAGAGACAGAGCACCGACGTCTGAGAGGACACAGATTGGTGACTCTCCGTCTCATGCTGGCTCTGTCGCAACACGCCAGCCTGCCGGTTCAGACTCTTGTTGGCCTGGACGCAGCAGGGTGTGTGTGGGGCCGCAGGGGGGGCGTCAGAGTTCAGGGGTGAGGTGTTGATGTGGACAGTGCTGATCTCGAGAGGAGGTGGAAGCAGAGATTGGTCGCTTCTGGAGAGGCTGAGTTGATGCAGCACGGCGCTGGTGGCGATGAGACCGGCTACACTGGTCAGGTAGACGAGACCGAGCATACAGGAGACCTGGAGACCAAAGAGAGGGGAGACCTGAGCATCAATCACACAGATTCAGGACTTATTCCTCCCCGTTTGTTTTGATAGATTTTCAGCAGGATGTGACGTtcaagttaacacattgactagaatagaaatcagaTCAGAGACCGACCGGACCTCTCAGCTCACCTTGGTAAAGTGCTGGTAGATTGCCACGAGGGTTTGGCTCCATGCTGATTGCTCCAGAAGCACACAGAGGTCAGTGTAGGTGAACCAGCCACGTTTCATCCCCTGCCGCTCCGCGATGCTGAGGAACCAGAGGACGGAGTCAGAAACACATAAACTAATGAAGATCTTCTTTCTTCAGAAGTGAGTCAGACTCAGTGTGAGTGCTTTCGTTGTGATGAATCATGATTACAAACACAGCATGTGTGTTAGTTTCGCATAGCGAACCACTGACCTGGTTTCCAGCTGACTGAGGATATCAAAGAAGTCGCTTGGCTCCGTGAAGAGGCTCCACTCCTTTAAAAGAATTCAGGAGTTTAAACAAACAACCGAAGCTCACATGCTCTGAGGCATGAGCGTATAAACACAAACTTACAATGgcattcaagaagttcatctcCAGGGTGTTGATGGTTTTGACATCCAGCTTTCCGGCTGCTCCCCACTCATCATtgaacacctcctcctcctcgccttCATCGTACAGGTACTTGCTGGCAACCATCTGAAATCACAGTAAGAGAGCGAGGTGTTCAAGAGAGGCGGAGATGCAAGGAATAACAGTGTGACACATTTAGAACGACCTTTGACCCGGCACACATACcatggagatcaggaagaggtcGGAGGATGAGATCTTTTGTAGGTATTCAGGGTTTCTGTGTCGGAGCCTTTCTATGTAAACTAGGGCGAGCATCATGGCACACGGCGAGATGCAAGCCTCTCTGAAGACACAAAGAAGGAAAATACTTTAGTTTGAGATGTTtaaaagacaggaagtgaggtTTAGTTCCTGTTAAATGTACAGCCAGCAGGACAAACCTGGAGACGTGAGCAGCATACTTCTTCTGCAGCTTTCGTATGGGGCTTGGGGCAGACTTCTGGAAGATCTCAACGGCAATATCTGGAATGACATGATGATAAAGAAGTCAAACATGTGCAGGGAGCTGTAACAAAATACTCCTTTCTTGTCACTCGCAAAGTCAAAGGAGTGTTTATGTCACGTGAGTGTGCCTCAAACAGAACATGCCAACCTAGTTCAGAAGCTAATGTGTAACTCACCTGTAACAGGGCAAGAGAGGGCGTCTAGGGAAACATCTTTATCCAGGCCGTAGTACAGTCGCTTTCTCACTCGTTCAGTCAACTTCTGGTGTCCAGGtagaaactgaaaaaataacagACACCTTCATTAATAAGCAGAAACATCACTTGGCGTAGAAGACAACTTTTAAAGGAAGGAACTGTGATATAATTAGCTTTTAAAGATGCGTTTATTGCAATAAAACTGTTACATTATTGAGTTATTGTGATTCCCTGCTTTAATAATAGAAATGTTAgttacaaacttttttttagattagaGCAAATATCTAACACAAATGTAATCCCCTATAATTcaactttaaatcaaaataatgtaCAAATTTATCACATTACCATCCTAAATTCAAGAgtttaaagtatttctgattatatatatgtatggtCATATTTTAGACtgcaaaacaacatttaatggttcatttttttacataaacATACAAAAAGGCATGACTCATatggtgtatttttttaatatgtccccctcttttctcttttttccaagTTATTAACAA from Notolabrus celidotus isolate fNotCel1 chromosome 24, fNotCel1.pri, whole genome shotgun sequence harbors:
- the prkag3a gene encoding 5'-AMP-activated protein kinase subunit gamma-1 isoform X3 translates to MEPHSQVSFPGRKQDVLNKDADATVYMNFMKSHCCYDAIPTSCKLVIFDTKLQVKKAFFALVANGLRAAPLWDSKLQRFVGMLTITDFINILHCYYRSPLVQMYELESHKIETWRDVYLQSSNHFLISITPSASLFDAIYSLLKYKIHRLPVIDPESGNVLHILTHKRILKFLHIFGKKVPKPAFVGKQIQELGIGTFRNIATVQQTATLYDALSIFVERRVSALPVVDEQGKVVSLYSRFDVINLAAQKTYNNLDMTMTEAVSRRTCFTEGVIKCYPDETLETVIDRIVKAEVHRLVLVDRADVVKGIISLSDLLQAMVLTPAAVFFQRSTCV
- the prkag3a gene encoding 5'-AMP-activated protein kinase subunit gamma-1 isoform X2 is translated as MEPHSQVSFPGRKQDVLNKDADATVYMNFMKSHCCYDAIPTSCKLVIFDTKLQVKKAFFALVANGLRAAPLWDSKLQRFVGMLTITDFINILHCYYRSPLVQMYELESHKIETWRGDSFQNVYLQSSNHFLISITPSASLFDAIYSLLKYKIHRLPVIDPESGNVLHILTHKRILKFLHIFGKKVPKPAFVGKQIQELGIGTFRNIATVQQTATLYDALSIFVERRVSALPVVDEQGKVVSLYSRFDVINLAAQKTYNNLDMTMTEAVSRRTCFTEGVIKCYPDETLETVIDRIVKAEVHRLVLVDRADVVKGIISLSDLLQAMVLTPAAVFFQRSTCV
- the prkag3a gene encoding protein CNPPD1 isoform X1, whose amino-acid sequence is MDFDALFNERTFEFSDFQEFTFLPGHQKLTERVRKRLYYGLDKDVSLDALSCPVTDIAVEIFQKSAPSPIRKLQKKYAAHVSREACISPCAMMLALVYIERLRHRNPEYLQKISSSDLFLISMMVASKYLYDEGEEEEVFNDEWGAAGKLDVKTINTLEMNFLNAIEWSLFTEPSDFFDILSQLETSIAERQGMKRGWFTYTDLCVLLEQSAWSQTLVAIYQHFTKVSCMLGLVYLTSVAGLIATSAVLHQLSLSRSDQSLLPPPLEISTVHINTSPLNSDAPPAAPHTPCCVQANKSLNRQAGVLRQSQHETESHQSVSSQTSVLCLWGSLLASMGHTYPETDPDVDVAPASFLCPGSPLQCRNASTFFARGPLDSQRHAPWLSPHLLGGAEPSLNSRLGAFPPVHLGPCHPQSMLPVNKAQALLMPG